The following proteins come from a genomic window of Drosophila sulfurigaster albostrigata strain 15112-1811.04 chromosome X, ASM2355843v2, whole genome shotgun sequence:
- the LOC133847043 gene encoding serine-rich adhesin for platelets isoform X1, which produces MLQNSNAATAAQPNTTTTAAAATTTTTAAMAAAAAAAAAAAAAAAAAAANNAAIAASSIQPKLVVIRRRPNQGFGFTLRHFIAYPPEDDAASWPQEATNVGVGGGGGGGGGGNGSVVGLEPTSLPPYQVKAMETIFIKEVQANGPAHYANLQTGDRVLMVNNTPIAGIAYSTIVSMIKQTPAVLTLHVVPKECDVLQMHYTSIAHTPESNRLTMSAQAPPPPQPQSQSLAAVSPAMLANGAATIKSTFPQQQLISYPAVANSSSSPASSSVSPATPQQHQQHQQQQHAPPLHGGSRSGSITSNASGSGIPGNNSYHNQQQQQQLQQLQRNQAITGSSSSGGGGDFGDMAYGLRQQQLYHQHQQLLSSSFMRANQPPNLTVLASATATTPTTRQPKSAAALSQALYAVNASGGCGVGGGGDNSDLMIRLRESIKQKEEFLKSPLPSGVLSASGSVSSNGNASQSSPQQHQQHQHQQQQLTQHFFPPHTPPGTGGGGQRVRHQVLLKQQQQHQQQQQVVLGCDMYNSYAGSKLVARPLGAVPSQQRQVAVNVASNNNAAAKYAKELDYFETLQETGVTNKVFESKLVSHMSKGFDPFKPLSINTNAVASESTSSSSSIGAAGKKQSVLYESLQQHPLHQMQAKYQQQSSSSHSHSSSTVDGQTSSRMELHKATLANATIDTTPSKYSEVVEHSQSISSSSHTVATLADIAESSAAAIVDTTIGAGTVVRRYKPLASSSFDEGKPMRRISYLRATNNETEYHAETSASAAGDSVAPASAAVAAVAAAAAAAAAVVEPHKTKALVEEHPDPTYDVIGGTGGGHEFIETPNGLEDVRLSTHHSSRRASMNSDMRSSIHIDAELNGKYVPNELEAFETEIEIKSSCINGKRMSEYRSWRQVKLVIEGDLLRIYSGRHAKSEHNVIELDIRNFKFYDESLDKKKYLIRMQSKPSASGAHLATLGNELNLDDAHDKLTSSGSSSAAEPQTPAATTATAPSCGPYTEILFKTKSSNEMKRLFGLLQWKDSLNYDDNEQQLAGKQLAEPQKTAATSSYLDDVAGAADSSPLSSHSGGGLVEGPVAASIAAAAATGDSISPVMKLRKPSSHKNVPDKDLGSPKSKNWKDLLFRRGGSGGGGVSHGDLSSSASGCANKTGGSIGLPLRACPMSKTNAYVPHLVEVCTNIVETKGLSVVGIYRIPGNKAAISELSELVNMKDFQFDSCATDDRWEDVNVVSSLLKLFIRSLPDALMPASFYINFIEADKKTGLERIVLLKEIVESLPRHPYETMKHLIKHLCRVSDNCEVNRMEPKNLAIIFGPSIIRTPNDTLETAVKDMKHQCRIVELLVTQYEYFFENGILPDVAELSGGAAAPSPAQPQQAQEDQTSMLLHNLSKIERITERETRTSRFIPQLRRRTHGKRSAVNSDTYSGESLLVSGNSSSSNCTTNSTTTTTNNTTTTTTTTSTTIRTNNQRRMQRKAVQSICDFGLILPAVHFQSLDYAKVSASSTSSSSTLHSSKTNTTSTTTTSKLISSSSSTSTSTTSQSASSTAKSSSSTTSTKKRSTGGFLSGSRSSQTRKASLDEKDSGSVGSTSSTTGGSGGKHEKQQQQQRSSVDISILLTDDDSSSRLSDTGSMSLTTITDTLDSKLRNLRSGSESNDENGSPEFPKNRRHTLGQPLHLHSENIPYADESPERLFHTFCALDAPHSLLLSRSCTATNSLGSDTKEEKQQQQQQQLQQLMMKPVVAPLPANLLKAAHKLQHSATAPIHQGSSTAPASGAATPTAGTGSSSASTPLASTPSSQTASTVQRNSYSSKNLRFSSSLAYERGIGCGVGAGAGSDDDSEGSTTSDPKEKLLMASPSFFLERYNKKRRDHRLFRSASFNCRNYSTRHMSNSNSNSNSTTSSAAAAAAAAACCSPTSSSTASWAHAAAALTKDEKTDMNLTKKRQIQNKQNRSIKRRHTVGGPHDYAANSGAAVPSASGGHDLAAINYNHHNRHHQQQLLKLGGAGGGGGGGGGTEETTTTTTTTTTVLRRLGAPAASVSGVSVSDAANVALPVVSSGTSSSSSNSSSSSNSGSNATNNNNNNNSPLSDGSNANSASSNVGGGNNAGGSSSNNSSSSNTGVSAGDQVLEVGIRIKNINRGRY; this is translated from the exons ATGTTACAAAACTCgaatgcagcaacagcagctcagcccaataccacaacaacagcagcagcagcaacaacaaccacaacagctgccatggcagcagcagctgcggcggcagcggcagcagcagcagcagcggcggcggcagcagcgaaCAATGCAGCGATAGCCGCGTCATCCATACAACCAAAGCTGGTTGTCATACGAAGGCGTCCGAATCAGGGCTTTGGTTTTACGCTGCGTCATTTTATTGCCTATCCACCGGAAGATGATGCCGCCAGCTGGCCTCAG GAAGCGACGAATGTTGGAgttggcggtggcggcggcggcggtggcggtggcaacgGCAGTGTCGTCGGCTTGGAGCCAACTTCGCTGCCGCCATACCAAGTGAAAGCGATGGAGACCATTTTCATCAAAGAGGTGCAAGCGAACGGACCGGCTCACTACGCAAACCTGCAGACGGGCGACCGGGTGCTAATGGTGAACAACACGCCGATCGCAGGCATCGCCTACAGCACCATTGTGTCAATGATCAAACAGACGCCAGCGGTGCTCACGCTGCACGTTGTGCCCAAGGAGTGCGATGTGCTGCAAATG CACTATACGAGCATTGCCCACACTCCGGAATCGAATCGTTTAACGATGTCCGCACAAGCGCCGCCGCCTCCTCAGCCTCAGTCGCAATCGCTGGCTGCAGTTTCGCCAGCAATGTTGGCAAATGGCGCTGCGACCATTAAATCCACATTTCCACAGCAACAGTTGATCTCATATCCCGCTGTTGCCAACTCGTCGTCATCACCGGCGTCGTCCTCAGTATCGCCAGCAACGccacagcagcatcaacagcatcagcagcagcaacatgcgcCGCCTCTCCATGGCGGCAGTCGCTCTGGCAGCATCACTAGCAATGCCAGCGGCAGTGGCATCCCCGGCAATAATAGCTACcacaatcaacaacagcagcaacaactgcaacagctgcagcgtAATCAGGCAATcaccggcagcagcagcagcggcggcggcggcgactTTGGCGACATGGCCTATGGACTACGCCAGCAGCAACTTtaccatcagcatcagcaactgCTGTCCAGCAGCTTTATGCG TGCCAATCAGCCGCCAAATCTAACAGTATTAGCAAGCGCAACCGCGACCACGCCTACCACACGCCAGCCCAAATCGGCAGCGGCCCTCAGCCAAGCACTGTATGCAGTGAATGCAAGCGGCGGTTGCGGTGTCGGCGGCGGTGGCGACAATAGCGACCTGATGATACGACTACGCGAGTCGATCAAACAGAAGGAGGAGTTTCTTAAATCGCCGCTGCCCTCCGGTGTGTTGTCCGCCTCTGGATCTGTGTCCTCCAACGGCAACGCATCGCAGTCATCGccgcaacagcatcagcaacatcaacaccagcagcagcagctgacgCAACATTTTTTCCCCCCGCACACACCACCGGGAACAGGTGGCGGAGGACAACGCGTGCGCCATCAAGTGTTgcttaagcagcagcagcaacaccaacagcagcaacaagttgTCCTCGGCTGCGATATGTATAACAGTTATGCGGGCAGCAAGCTGGTGGCACGCCCCTTGGGCGCTGTGCCATCCCAGCAGCGTCAGGTGGCAGTCAACgtggccagcaacaacaatgcggcGGCCAAATACGCCAAGGAGCTGGACTATTTCGAGACACTGCAGGAGACGGGCGTAACCAATAAAGT ATTCGAGAGCAAACTGGTCTCGCACATGTCCAAGGGCTTTGATCCGTTCAAGCCGCTGTCAATCAACACAAATGCCGTCGCCTCCGAAtcgacgagcagcagcagcagcattggcGCAGCGGGCAAAAAGCAAAGTGTCCTCTACGAGTCACTGCAACAGCATCCGCTGCATCAAATGCAGGCCAAATATCAACAGCAGAGCtccagcagccacagccacagcagcagcactgtCGATGGACAGACCAGCAGTCGCATGGAGCTGCACAAAGCAACACTTGCGAATGCCACCATCGACACAACACCGAGCA AGTACAGCGAAGTGGTGGAGCATTCACAAAGCATCAGCAGTTCCTCGCACACTGTGGCCACATTAGCGGACATTGCCGAGAGCAGTG CCGCTGCCATTGTGGACACAACAATCGGAGCTGGCACCGTTGTGCGACGTTACAAACCACTGGCGTCCAGTTCTTTTGACGAGGGCAAACCAATGCGACGCATCTCGTATCTACGTGCCACCAACAACGAGACCGAATATCATGCGGAGacttcagcatcagcagctggGGACAGCGTAGCGCCAGCGAGTGCagccgttgctgctgttgcagcggcagctgctgcagccgccGCTGTTGTTGAGCCGCACAAGACGAAAGCGCTGGTCGAGGAGCATCCGGATCCCACGTACGATGTCATTGGCGGCACTGGCGGTGGCCATGAGTTCATTGAAACGCCCAATGGATTGGAGGATGTGCGTCTGTCCACGCATCATAGCAGTCGACGTGCCTCCATGAACAGCGACATGCGTAGCAG CATTCACATTGATGCCGAGCTGAATGGCAAATATGTGCCCAACGAACTGGAGGCCTTCGAGacggaaattgaaatcaagTCGTCTTGCATCAATGGCAAG CGCATGTCGGAGTATCGTTCGTGGCGCCAGGTGAAACTGGTGATCGAAGGAGATTTGCTGCGCATTTACTCTGGACGCCATGCCAAGTCGGAGCACAAT GTGATAGAACTTGAtattagaaattttaaattctatgaCGAGTCATTGGACAAGAAGAAATACTTGATACGCATGCAATCGAAGCCGAGTGCCAGCGGCGCCCATTTGGCTACATTGGGCAACGAACTGAACTTGGACGATGCCCACGACAAGCTGACATCGtcgggcagcagcagcgccgcCGAGCCGCAAACGccggcggcaacaacagcgacggcaCCATCTTGTGGTCCCTACACCGAAATACTGTTCAAGACCAAGAGCAGCAACGAGATGAAGCGTCTCTTTGGCCTGTTGCAGTGGAAGGACAGCCTCAACTACGATGATAAC GAGCAACAGCTGGCGGGTAAACAGTTGGCGGAGCCACAGAAAACAGCTGCCACTTCCAGCTATTTGGATGATGTCGCTGGCGCTGCAGATAGCTCACCATTGAGCTCGCACTCAGGTGGCGGCTTGGTGGAGGGACCCGTGGCTGCCTCGATCGCAGCGGCTGCCGCAACGGGCGATTCCATATCGCCGGTGATGAAGTTGCGCAAACCCTCATCGCACAAGAATGTGCCGGATAAGGATTTGGGTTCGCCCAAATCAAAGAACTGGAAGGATTTACTCTTTCGAcgcggcggcagcggtggcggtggcgtcTCTCACGGCGATTTGTCATCCTCTGCCTCGGGTTGTGCCAACAAAACGGGCGGCTCCATTGGTTTGCCGTTGCGTGCCTGTCCCATGTCCAAAACGAATGCGTATGTGCCGCATTTGGTGGAGGTGTGCACCAATATTGTGGAGACCAAGGGCCTGAGTGTGGTGGGCATTTATCGCATTCCCGGCAACAAGGCGGCCATCTCGGAGCTGTCCGAGCTGGTCAACATGAAGGACTTTCAATTTGATAGCTGCGCCACCGACGATCGCTGGGAGGATGTGAATGTGGTCAGCAGTCTGCTGAAGTTGTTCATTCGCAGCCTGCCGGATGCACTGATGCCGGCCAGTTTCTACATCAATTTCATTGAGGCGGACAAGAAGACGGGCCTGGAGCGCATTGTGCTGCTTAAGGAGATTGTGGAATCGCTGCCGCGACATCCATACGAGACAATGAAACATCTAATCAAGCATCTGTGTCGCGTCAGCGACAACTGCGAGGTGAATCGCATGGAGCCAAAGAATCTGGCCATCATATTTGGCCCATCCATAATACGCACACCGAACGATACGCTGGAGACGGCGGTCAAGGACATGAAGCATCAGTGCCGCATTGTCGAGCTGCTCGTCACGCAG TATGAATATTTCTTTGAGAACGGCATCTTGCCGGATGTGGCAGAGTTAAGCGGCGGTGCAGCGGCGCCGAGTCCGGCGCAACCGCAGCAGGCGCAGGAGGATCAAACGAGCATGTTGCTGCACAATCTATCGAAGATTGAGCGGATCACGGAGCGCGAGACGCGCACCTCACGATTCATTCCACAGCTGCGAAGGCGGACGCATGGCAAACGCAGTGCCGTCAACTCGGACACGTATTCCGGCGAGAGTCTACTGGTAAGCGGAAACTCCTCCTCTTCCAACTGCACCACCAactccaccaccaccaccaccaacaacaccaccacaaccaccaccacaacCTCAACCACCATACGCACCAATAATCAACGACGAATGCAGCGAAAGGCTGTGCAAAGCATTTGTGATTTTGGCCTAATCCTGCCTGCTGTTCACTTTCAGTCGCTGGACTACGCCAAGGTATCGGcgagcagcaccagcagcagctcgacGCTGCATAGCAGCAAAACGAATACCACATCCACCACCACCACAAGCAAGTTAATCAGTTCATcgtcatcgacatcgacgtCAACCACATCGCAATCGGCGTCGTCGACAGCAAAGAGTTCATCGTCCACAACGAGCACCAAGAAACGCAGCACTGGCGGCTTTCTCTCCGGTTCTCGCAGCTCCCAGACACGCAAGGCCAGTCTCGATGAGAAGGACTCGGGTAGCGTGGGCTCGACCAGCAGCACAACgggcggcagcggcggcaagcatgagaaacagcaacaacagcaacgcagcAGCGTTGACATCTCCATACTGCTGACCGACGATGACTCGAGCAGTCGCCTCAGCGATACAG GTTCCATGTCGCTGACCACGATTACGGATACACTCGACAGCAAGCTGCGTAATTTGCGCAGCGGTTCCGAGTCGAACGATGAGAACGGCTCACCTGAATTTCCCAAGAATCGTCGGCACACACTCGGCCAACCGCTGCACTTGCACTCTGAGAACATTCCTTATGCGGACGAATCGCCGGAGCGTTTGTTTCACACCTTTTGCGCTCTGGACGCGCCCCattcgctgctgctgagcCGCTCGTGCACCGCCACCAACAGTTTGGGCAGCGACACCAAGGAggagaaacagcagcagcagcaacaacagctgcagcagctgatgATGAAACCCGTTGTTGCTCCATTGCCCGCGAATTTGCTGAAAGCAGCGCATAAGCTGCAGCATTCGGCCACGGCGCCCATACATCAGGGCAGCTCAACGGCGCCAGCAAGTGgcgctgccacgcccaccgccGGCACCGGCTCCAGCAGCGCCTCGACGCCGTTGGCCAGCACCCCGAGCTCGCAGACAGCGTCGACGGTGCAACGCAATTCGTACAGCAGCAAGAATCTGCGCTTCAGCAGCTCGCTGGCCTACGAACGGGGCATTGGGTGTGGCGTTGGCGCCGGCGCCGGTTCCGATGATGATTCGGAGGGTTCGACAACCAGTGATCCGAAGGAGAAACTGCTGATGGCATCGCCATCGTTTTTTCTCGAGCGCTACAATAAAAAGCGACGCGACCATCGACTCTTTCGCAGTGCCAGCTTCAATTGTCGCAACTATTCGACGCGACAcatgagcaacagcaacagcaatagcaactcAACAACATCGTCAGCTGCTGCGgccgctgctgcagccgcCTGCTGTTCCCCCACATCGTCGTCGACAGCGTCGTGGGCACATGCCGCTGCCGCACTAACCAAGGACGAAAAGACTGACATGAATCTGACGAAGAAGCGTCAGATTCAAAACAAGCAGAATCGTTCCATTAAACGGCGTCACACTGTCGGCGGACCACACGACTATGCGGCCAATAGTGGTGCTGCGGTTCCCAGCGCTAGTGGTGGTCACGATCTGGCCGCCATCAATTACAATCATCACAATcggcatcatcagcagcagctgctgaaaTTGGGTGGCGCTGGgggcggaggaggaggcggcggcggcacaGAGGAGACAACCACGacgacaaccacaacgacaacagtgTTGCGTAGATTAGGTGCGCCAGCGGCGAGTGTGAGTGGAGTCAGTGTCAGTGATGCGGCCAATGTGGCATTGCCCGTCGTCTCGTCGGGCACAAgttcgagcagcagcaatagcagcagcagcagcaacagcggcagcaatgcgaccaacaacaacaataacaacaattcgCCACTTAGTGATGGCAGCAATGCGAATAGCGCATCATCCAATGTTGGCGGTGGCAACAACGCTGGTGGCAGCAGCTcgaataacagcagcagcagcaacactggCGTCTCAGCTGGCGATCAGGTGCTGGAGGTGGGCATACGTATTAAGAATATCAATCGAGGACGTTACTAA